A part of Tessaracoccus timonensis genomic DNA contains:
- a CDS encoding ECF transporter S component codes for MMVASLSVVGLIILIPLNYIAPAGAASQSAVWLGVSLLGLWVIPYLLPLAVVRRPGASLLAALIIGVVSVFTTPTGPAAIVGNVIGGLLVEFPMALMLYRKWTWWAYLISAAFFGAFNSLLYLTLLKHAVGISVSGLIVLVGVTSSVIGGLAVVGLTRLLNNAGVGVDHRE; via the coding sequence ATGATGGTGGCCTCCCTGTCGGTGGTCGGCCTCATCATCCTCATCCCACTGAACTACATCGCGCCGGCGGGTGCGGCTTCGCAGAGCGCAGTCTGGCTCGGGGTGTCCCTTCTCGGACTTTGGGTCATTCCCTACCTCCTTCCTCTGGCCGTTGTGCGAAGGCCGGGCGCTTCGCTGCTGGCCGCGCTGATCATCGGAGTTGTGAGCGTATTTACTACTCCCACTGGGCCTGCCGCGATTGTCGGTAACGTCATTGGCGGGCTCCTGGTTGAGTTTCCCATGGCGTTGATGCTGTACCGGAAGTGGACGTGGTGGGCGTATCTGATCTCCGCCGCATTCTTCGGGGCATTTAACAGCCTGTTGTACCTCACGCTGCTCAAGCACGCGGTGGGAATCTCGGTATCGGGACTGATCGTGCTGGTGGGAGTCACGTCGTCCGTCATTGGCGGTTTGGCCGTCGTCGGACTAACCCGTTTGCTCAACAATGCAGGCGTAGGCGTAGACCATCGTGAGTGA
- a CDS encoding ISL3 family transposase: MLHSTFATPDLTTFCRLDELGLEAVGQLIERDRAMIECRPVEVDPWCRECGAEGVSRDTVTRRLAHEPFGHRPTTLLVRVRRYRCAHCRRTWRQDMTRAAAPRAKISRLGVEWALRGIVIDHLTVTRVAAGLGVSWSAANTAVLAEGKRRLIDDPGRFDGVTTIGVDEHVWRHTRLGDKYVTVIIDLTPVRDKTGPARLLDMVEGRSKAVFKQWLAARPADWAKRIEVVAMDGVAGFKTAAAEELPDAVPVMDPFHVVRLAGDALDVCRRRVQQDTTGHRGLKGDPLYKARRTLHTGADLLTEKQTARLEAVSAIEEHVEVEATWGIYQRIVAAYREPDKKKAKQMMHAAIDAITTGVPAALVEIRRLGRTMGQRATDILAFFDRPGTSNGPTEAINGRLEHLRGSALGFRNLTNYVARSLLEAGGFRPHLHPRS, from the coding sequence GTGCTCCACTCTACTTTCGCGACCCCTGACCTGACCACGTTCTGCCGCCTGGATGAACTCGGACTCGAAGCGGTCGGCCAGCTGATCGAGCGGGACCGGGCGATGATCGAGTGTCGGCCGGTCGAGGTGGACCCCTGGTGTCGGGAGTGCGGGGCGGAGGGCGTGTCGCGGGACACGGTGACGCGTCGACTCGCGCATGAGCCGTTCGGGCATAGGCCGACAACGCTTCTGGTCCGGGTCCGCCGCTACCGGTGCGCGCACTGCCGGCGGACGTGGCGGCAGGACATGACTCGCGCCGCCGCGCCGCGAGCGAAGATCTCCCGCCTTGGCGTGGAGTGGGCGCTGCGGGGCATCGTCATCGACCACCTCACCGTGACCCGTGTCGCCGCGGGTCTCGGGGTTTCCTGGAGCGCCGCGAACACTGCGGTGCTCGCGGAGGGCAAGCGTCGACTCATCGACGATCCTGGTCGGTTCGACGGGGTCACCACGATCGGCGTCGACGAGCACGTCTGGCGGCACACCCGCCTCGGTGACAAGTACGTCACCGTGATCATCGACCTCACCCCGGTCCGCGACAAGACCGGCCCCGCGCGGCTGCTGGACATGGTCGAGGGTCGTTCGAAGGCGGTGTTCAAGCAGTGGCTCGCCGCCCGCCCTGCGGACTGGGCGAAGCGGATCGAGGTGGTCGCGATGGACGGGGTCGCAGGGTTCAAGACGGCCGCCGCCGAAGAACTCCCCGACGCCGTCCCGGTCATGGACCCCTTCCACGTGGTCCGTCTCGCTGGCGACGCGCTGGATGTCTGCCGGCGTCGGGTCCAGCAAGACACCACCGGGCACCGCGGGCTCAAGGGTGACCCGCTCTACAAAGCCCGCCGCACCCTGCACACCGGCGCGGACCTGCTCACCGAGAAACAGACCGCCCGCCTGGAGGCTGTGTCCGCGATCGAAGAGCACGTCGAAGTCGAAGCGACCTGGGGTATCTACCAGCGCATCGTCGCCGCCTACCGGGAACCCGACAAGAAGAAGGCCAAACAGATGATGCACGCCGCGATCGATGCGATCACCACCGGCGTCCCCGCCGCGCTCGTAGAGATCCGCCGGCTCGGCCGCACCATGGGCCAGCGCGCCACCGACATCCTCGCGTTCTTCGACCGCCCCGGCACATCGAACGGGCCAACAGAGGCGATCAACGGCCGACTCGAACACCTCCGCGGCTCCGCGCTCGGCTTCAGGAACCTCACGAACTACGTCGCGCGCAGCCTGCTCGAAGCCGGAGGCTTTAGACCCCACCTACACCCTCGTTCGTGA